The following is a genomic window from Deinococcus aerophilus.
ACACGAGGTACACGCCTGGGCACACTCAAAGCAGGCCGCGAGGCACTCGGTCAGGGCTTCCATGGAAAACGGGGAGCGGCCCATCTGCGGATGGGTCTGCAACATGCGGGTCAGGGTCGAAGCGGCGGGCTGGGTCATGGAACAACCTCCGGGAAAGTTGGGCGCGGGAACACAGCAGAAGAACACGGCGAACATGGCCTCACGGATGTACCGCGTCATCCTAGAAAAAACTGCCTTAAGCGCGGGTAAAGCTGCCGTTCTCTAAACCCCGACTCAAGCCGGGACCTCCGGGCCGGGCCCCCCGCACAGGGGAAGAAAAAGACGTTCCGGAACCTGGGCCTCCGCGCACGTTAGCCTGGAAGGATGACCGCCCCGTCTTCCCTGCCGCCGGACGCCGTTCCACCCGAACAGGCCGGGCCACCCGCCTCGCCGCGCGGTCCGGTGCGTCGGCGGGCGCCGTTGCCGGACGTCCTGCGGGGCGTGGCGCTGCTGGGCATTCTGCTCGTGAATGCACAGGACTTCGCAGGGTTCCGTGAATGGACCCAGACCGGGGCCGACCGCGCTGTTCAGGTACTTACCGATGTCTTCGCCAACGGGCGCTTTATCAGCATCTTTGCCATGCTGTTCGGCTGGGGAGCGTCGGGCCTGCTCGCGCGGCAGGGAGCGGGCGTGTTCCTGCGCCGCCACCTGGTGCTGCTGGCGGTGGGCACGCTGCATTACGTGCTGGTGTGGCACGGCGACATCATCTCGCTGTACGCCGTGGTGGCCTTTGCCCTGCTGTTCACCCTGCGCCTGAACGTGCGCGGCCTGCTGTGGCTGGCCGGGGGGCTGGGCGTATGGTGGCTGGGGCTGGGCGTGCTCGAAGGTCTGGCCGCGCTGGAGCGCGGGATGGAGGCGGCCCGTTTTTCTGGCCTGCCCCCACTGGACAGCGGGGAGACCTACGGAGCCGTGGTGACCGAGCGAGCGGTCGACTTCCTGGGCAACCTGATCGGCGGCGCCCTGTACAACGGCGCGTGGCTGCTGGCCCTGTTCTGCTTGGGCGCGGCGGCGCGGCAGGCCGGGGTGCTGCTGCGTCCGCACGAACATCTGCGCCTGCTGCGCGGGCTCTCGGTCTGGGGCCTCGTGATCGGGCTGCCGCTGGGGGGCCTGCTCGCGTGGATGAACACGCGCGGCGATTACGCCAGCGGCGTGCTGTCGGTTCCGGTGCGCATGGGAGGAGGACTGGCCAGTGCGCTGGGATATGTGGGCATTATCGGCCTGCTGACGGTGCGGGAGCGGCTGGGACCGCTGGAGGCCTTCGCGGCGAGCGGGCGGGTCGCCATGAGCAATTACCTCGCGCAGAGCGTGGTCATGACCGCCGTGTTCTATCCCTATGCCGGAGCGCAGTTCGGGCGCTGGGGAGCGGCGGCGGCGGTGGGGCTGGCGCTGGTCCTGGCACTGGCCCAGCTGCCGCTCAGCGCGTGGTGGCTGCGCCGTTTTGGAACCGGACCTCTGGAGTGGCTGGTGCGGCGACTGGTGTATGGCCGGACCCGGCAAGGCGGGTAACCCCCGCCCTGTGGGAAACGGGTGAGAGCGGCGCGGTAGACTGCAGCGTATGGACAACCGGACGAACCTTGACGACTACCTCGCGGGGCTGGGCATCAGCGACGCGGAGGAGAGTGCGCCGCTGCCGCCCGCGCCGGACACCACCGCCGCGCCCCTGCCGGACGCCGCAAACGAGTCCCCCAAGGCCGTCCTGGAACGCTTCCTGCGCGGCCTGATCGCCCGCATTGACCCCGAACTGAGCGTGACCGTCCGTGAAACGGAGGAGGCCCTGGAGGCCGAGATCAGCGGGGAAAACGCCGCCCGGCTCGCCGGACGCGACGGCCGCACCCTGGGAGCCATCGAGGTGATCGCGTACACCGTGCTTGCCAAGCAGGAAGGCCGCGGCGACCTGCGCGTGCGCGTGGATGTGGGCGGCTTCCGCCGGCGGCAGGCCGACACCCTGACCAAGCTTGCCGAGCGCCTCGCCATCGGGGTGGCCAAGAGCGGCGAGCCCCACGAGCTGCAGCCCATGCCCGCCGCCGAGCGGCGCGTCATCCACATCGCCCTCAAGGAACACCCCGACGTCATGAGCGAGTCCGTGGGCGAGGGCGCGGCCCGGCGCCTGATTATCCGGCCGCGCCACAGCTGAGGGCTTTTTCCACCTGCCCGGCATGCCCACCCTGCGCGACCACCTCCTGAGCGCCGTTCACCGCCTGCGTGGGGCGGGCGTGCCCTCGCCCGAGGCCGACGCCCGGGCGCTGGTGCTGGGGGCGCTGAACCTCTCCCCCACCGCGTTGCTGCTGCGCGGCGCGGATCCGGTCGACCCCGACGACGCCGCGCGGCTGGAGGCCCTGCTGCGGCGGCGTGAGGACCGCGTGCCGCTGCAGTACCTGCTTGGCCCGCTGGAGTGGGGCGGCGTGCAGCTGCGGGTGGACGGGCGGGCACTGATTCCCCGGCCCGAGACCGAGTGGCTGCTGCACCTGGCCCTGCAGAACCTCCCCGCGCACGCCGTCCCACGGGTGGCCGATGTGGGCACCGGCACCGGCGCGCTGGCCCTGGGCGTGCAGGCGGCCCGGCCCGGCGCGCACGTTACCGCCACCGACCTCAGCGCGGCGGCACTGGACCTTGCCCGCGAGAACAGTGCTCTGAACGCCCTGAACGTCACCTTCGTCCAGACGGACCTGCTGACCGGCGTGACCGGCCCGTTTGACCTGATCGTCAGCAATCCGCCGTACCTGCCCGACACCGACCGCGCCGGGGCCGATCCGGAAGTGCGGTATGACCCCGACCTGGCGCTGTATTCCGGCCCGGACGGGCTGGCCCTGGCCCGCCGCCTGGCCCCGCAGGCCCGCAGCCGCCTGGGTCCGGGCGGCGTGCTGTGGCTGGAACTCGACCCGCGCAATGCCCCCGCCTTCGCCGCCGAGCTGCGCCCTCAGGGCTGGAACACCACCGTCCACGCCGACCTGACCGGACGTGGACGCTTCGTGCGGGCAGTGCCGGTCTCCCTCACCCAGGAATGACAGAATGCGGCCCGTATGAGCGACCCGGCCTCTTCCGCAACCCCGCCCCAGTCCAATCCACCCCAGAAGGCCCGCACCCGCGTGCCCAAGACCGTGTGGGATCTGGTGTTCACCCTGCTGATTCCCATCCTGATTCTCAGCCCCAACATCCTGGGCAGCGGCATCAGCATCTCGGACACCGTGTTTGGCGGCGGCACCGGCGGCAACGTGCGGGCCTACCTGCTCGCCGCGCTGATTCCGGTCGTGTACGTGCTGTGGGACCTGGGGGTCAACCGCAACGTCAGCCCGGTGGCCCTGATCGGCGGAGCGGGCGCGATCTTCTCAGGAGCGCTCGCCTTCTGGTACGTGGACGGCTTCTGGTACGCCATCAAGGACAGCGCGCGCTCGTACCTCACCGGCATCCTGTTTCTGATCAGCGCGGCGACCAGCGTGCCCCTGTTCCGGGTGTTTCTGGACGCTGCCAGCATCGGTGAGAAGCCCGAGGACCGCGCCGCCACCCAGCAGGCCATGCGCGACCCTGGCGTTCACCGTGGGCTGGTGCTGGGCACGGTGGTCTTCGCGGTGGTGGACCTGATCGGCGGGGTGGTCAACAGCGTGGTCAACTACGCCCGCGTGACCGCCAAATTCGGCACCGACGACTTCAATGCCCAGATTGCCGCCGTGAACGCCATCATGCGCGTGCCGGGGCTGGTGATCAGTCTGGTGGGCGTGTTCGCCGCCATCTGGTTTGTGCAGAACGCGGTCAAGCGCCGCTACGGGCCGGACGCCAGCCTGCTGGAACCCGCCAAGCTCGCCGCCGCGATGCGCGAACGCGGAGAGCTGCGGGCGTAGCCGCAGGGTGCCAGACCATCCGGGGAAGCCGCGCCTGAGTTGCGCGGCTTCCTTTTGTGTTCAGAGCACACCCTGCCGTTGTGCCCGCCTGATCCCGGTGTTCCATATTCCCCGGCCCAGTGCGCGTCAGCCGACCTCGATCATGACCTTCATGCTCGCCCTCTTCTCGCGGTCCGCGAAGGCGAAGGCCTCGGGGGTGTCCCCAAAGGCGTAGCGGTGGGTGACCAGGGCGTCCAGATCCACCGCGCCGCTCTGGACGAGCGCGATGGCGGCGGGGTAGCAGTTGGCGTAACGGAAGACCCCCCGCAGGGTCGCCTCGCGGCTGGCCGCCGACACGATGTCCAGGCTGACTTCCGGATCGGGCGGCAGACCCACGAGCACCGCCCGGCCCCCGGGGCGCGGCGCGGCCAGGGTCAGCCGGGTGGTGGGCAGGCTGCCGGCGGTCTCGAAGGCCACGTCCACTCCGGCATGGGAAAGCGGCAGGTCACCGCGGGTCAGCTCGTGGATCACGGCCAGCACGTCGGCCGTGCGGGCATTGATGGTGTGGGTGGCCCCCACCCGGCGGGCCAGGTCCAGCCGGAAGTCCTCCAGATCGACGGCGATGATGGTGGTCGCTCCCGCCGCGCGCGCCGCCTGGATGGTGGTGCAGCCGATCGGCCCGGCGCCGAACACCGCCACCCGGTCACCCGGCCCCACCTCGCCCCTGCGCGCCGCCCACACCCCCACCGCCAGCGGTTCGAGCAGCGCGCCCGCGTCGTCGCTGAGGGTATCGGGCAGCGGGAAAACGAAGTCGTCGGGCCACAGCACGTACTCGCCCAGCGCTCCGTCGACCGGCGGCGTCGCCATGAAGGTCATGCCGGGACACAGGTTGTACTCGCCGCGTTTGCAGTACACGCACCGCCGGCACGGCACGCCCGGCTCCAGCGCCACCCGGTCCCCCACCCCGACGCGGGTCACGCCCTCGCCCACCGCCTCGACCACGCCCATCACCTCGTGGCCCAGCACCAGCGGCGCCTCCACCACGAATGATCCGATGCGACCGTGGGTGTAGTAATGCACGTCGCTGCCGCACACGCCGATGCGACGCACCCGCACCCGCACCTCGCGCGGGCCGGGGGCAGCCACCGTGCGCGTCTCCCAGCGCAGATCATGGGTGCCGTGCAGCACGCTGGTCCGTGAGGTCCGGGGTTCGGGGGCGGCGGGGGTGGTCGAGACAGATTCCGTGGAGGTCATGGCAACACCTTTTTCTGAGGGAAGGTCGGGGCAAACAGCACCGCCGCGCGGGAAAACTGGCGGGCCACCTACGGCAGGGAGCCGGAGCGCGCTGCGGCTCCGGGAGGGGCCACCGGCCGGTCCAGCACCGCCTGCAGCGCGCCCAGGGCTCCATGCCCGCGCAGGCTGGCGCGCGCTTCCAGATAGGCAGACCGAAAACGTTCGTGCTGGCCCAGGTCGCCGAAGACCCCGGTCAATTCCAGAAACGCGCCCGGCTGCTGCGCTTCCCGGGCCACCGCGTCCGTCAGCTGGGCCGCCCGTTGGTCCTGCAGGGGCGGGAAAAGGCCCTCGGTCACTCCCCCGATGTACACGCTCCAGGCCGCGACCACCAGCGCCGCCCGCTCGATCTCACCGCCGCGCTCCAGCTGTTCGCGCACCACCGGCAGCAGGAATTTGGGAATCCGCTCGGAGCCGTCGAAGATCAGGCGGGACAGGGTGTCCTGAATGGCGGTGCTGGCAAAGCGGTCAATCAGCTCGTGCCGGTAGGCCTCCAGGTCCATGCCGGGCACGGGCCGCAGCGTCGGCGTCGCCTCGCGGGCCATGTAGCCCAGCAGGAACTCCACGAACAGCGGGTGGGCGCACGCCTCGTGGACATGGGTATACCCGGCCAGCAGGCCCAGAAACCCCAGGGCCTGGTGCGAGGCATTGAGCAGCCGCAGCTTCATCAGCTCGTACGGTTCGACGTCGGCCACCACCTGCACGCCCACGGTTTCCAGCGCGGGCCGCCCCATGCTGAAGTGGTCTTCTAACACCCACTGCGTGAAGCTCTCGGCAACCACCGGCCACGCATCCTCGATGCCGAATTGCGCGGCCAGTTCCTCACGGTCACGGTCGGTGGTCGCCGGCGTGATGCGGTCCACCATCGAGTTCGGAAAGGCGACATGCCGCTCGATCCAGTCACCCAGTTCCGGGTCCTTCAGGCGCGCAAAGGCCGTGAGCATCCGCTGCGTGACGTGTCCGTTGCCCTGGATGTTGTCGCAGGACATCACGGTGAAAGGCGGCAGGCCCCGGTCACGCCTGCGGCGCAGCCCCTCGGTGATGAAGCCGAAGACGGTGCGCGGCGTGGCCCCCGCCGTCAGGTCGTGCCGGATGTCCGCGCCCGAGGCATCGAACTCGCCGGTCGCGTTGTTGATGCTGTAGCCGCCCTCGGTGACGGTGAGCGAGACGATGCGGGTGGCGGGATCGGCGAGTCTGGCCAGCACCGCCTCCGGATCGTCCGGCGCGAGCAGAAAGTCCACGATGGCCCCGATCACCCGGACCTCGCTGTGGCCGTCCGGCGAGCGGGTCACCAGCGTATACAGCTGGTCCTGCGCCGCCAGCACGTCGCGCATGTGGGCGTCGGAGGGCAGCACCCCCACGCCGCAGACGGCCCACTCCTGCCCCTGGCCGGAGTTCAGCAGCCGGTCGAGGTACATCGCCTCGTGCGAGCGGTGAAAGCCCCCCACCCCGAAGTGAACGATGCCCGCAGTCAGGGTGGCGGGGTCGTAGGCCGGAACGGCCACGGTCGGGCCAAGGTGGTTCAGGGCCGAGGACGTGAGTTTAACCATGGGGAGTCTCCTGAAAATGGTGGGGCGGTGGGGCGAGGTGGTGGGACGGGGCGGCACGGGAGCTCACGCTCAGCCGGTCCACTGCACAATCAGGTCGGCCCGGGAGCGCGAGGCCTGAATCCGCGCGGCGTTGCGCCCGTCCACCTGCGCGGCCCAGGCCTCGGCCTGTGCGGAAGTCTTGCCGAACGCCACGTGGCGCGAAATCAGCCGGGGCACCCGCACCTCGTCCGGCACCTCCAGAAACCACACCGTGTCCAGCTGGCGGCGCACCTCGGGCCACGGGGGGTCCTCCAGCAGCAGGTAATTGCCCTCGGTGAGGATCAGCGGGGTCCCGGCGGGCACCGGCACCGCGCTGCCGATGGACTCTTCCAGCGTGCGGTCAAAGGCCGGGGCGTAAACCGTGTCCTCGCCGCCCGCGCGCAGCCGCGCGAGCAGCGCCGCGTAGCCGCCTGCGTCGAAGGTGTCGGGGGCCCCCTTGCGGTCCCGGCGGCCCAGCCGTTCCAGTTCGGCGTTTGCGAGGTGAAATCCGTCCATACCGACCACCGCTGCCTGCGTGCCCAGTGCCCCGGCCAGTGCCGTACACAGGGTCGATTTGCCGGCGCCGGGCGCTCCCGTGAGGCCCAGAACCGTGCGCCCACCCGGCATGGCCAGCGCCTGAACCCGCGCCGCGAGGTCGGCGGTGGTGGCCCGCAGGACGGGCGGGCCGGACAGGGGATCAGTCATACCGCGCCCCGCCCTACTTGACGGCCCCGAAGCTCAGGCCGCGCACCAGCTGACGCTGGGCCACCCATCCGAAGATCAGTACCGGCAGCACGGTCAGCGCGGCGGCGGCGCTCATCTGCGCCCAGAACAGACCCATGCTGGTCTTGTACGAGCTGATAAAGACGCTCAGCGGCGCGGCGTCCGAACTCGTCAGGTTGACGGCGAAGAAGACCTCGTTCCACGCGAAGATCACCGCGAGCAGCGCGGTGGCGGCCATGCCCGGCGTGGACAGCGGCAGCGCGATCCGGAAGAACTCCTGCGCCACCGACGCGCCGTCCACCTTGGCGGCCTCGTAGATGGCGAACGGAATCTCGGTCATGTACGAGTGCATCATCCACACGACCAGCGGCAGGTTCATGGTGGTGTACATCAGGATCAGTCCGGGCAGGGTATCGAGCAGCTGCAGATTGCGGAACAGCAAGAACAGCGGCACGATCACACCCACCGCCGGCATCATCTTGGTGGACAGCATCCACGTCAGCGTGCCCTGTGCCCGGGTGGTGGGATAGACCGCCAGCGCAAAGGCGGCCGGCAACCCCAGCACGAAGGCGAGCACGGTGCTGCCGATGGCCGCCACCAGACTGTTCTTCAGGGCCGGAAAGTAGCTGGGCAGCGCGTTCTGGAAGTTTTCCAGAATCGGCGTGAAGACGAAGACGGGCGGGCTGGCAAAGGCCTCGGCCTCGGTCTTGAAGGCGGCCAGGAACATCCACACCAGCGGAAACAGGAAGGCGATGGCGATGAGGTAGGTGATGACGGTCAGCACAGCGTTGCGGCCCCGGGTGCGGGCGGCGTGGTTGATGGCCGGTCTGGCGGGTGCGGTGGTCATGTCAGCCTCCCTTGTTGGTGATGTTGGTGCGGTTGATCATCCGCAGCAGGTAGATCGCCAGGATGTTGGTCAGAATGACCGTGATCACCCCTGCCGCGCTCGCCAGG
Proteins encoded in this region:
- a CDS encoding DUF418 domain-containing protein; amino-acid sequence: MTAPSSLPPDAVPPEQAGPPASPRGPVRRRAPLPDVLRGVALLGILLVNAQDFAGFREWTQTGADRAVQVLTDVFANGRFISIFAMLFGWGASGLLARQGAGVFLRRHLVLLAVGTLHYVLVWHGDIISLYAVVAFALLFTLRLNVRGLLWLAGGLGVWWLGLGVLEGLAALERGMEAARFSGLPPLDSGETYGAVVTERAVDFLGNLIGGALYNGAWLLALFCLGAAARQAGVLLRPHEHLRLLRGLSVWGLVIGLPLGGLLAWMNTRGDYASGVLSVPVRMGGGLASALGYVGIIGLLTVRERLGPLEAFAASGRVAMSNYLAQSVVMTAVFYPYAGAQFGRWGAAAAVGLALVLALAQLPLSAWWLRRFGTGPLEWLVRRLVYGRTRQGG
- a CDS encoding Jag family protein, which codes for MDNRTNLDDYLAGLGISDAEESAPLPPAPDTTAAPLPDAANESPKAVLERFLRGLIARIDPELSVTVRETEEALEAEISGENAARLAGRDGRTLGAIEVIAYTVLAKQEGRGDLRVRVDVGGFRRRQADTLTKLAERLAIGVAKSGEPHELQPMPAAERRVIHIALKEHPDVMSESVGEGAARRLIIRPRHS
- the prmC gene encoding peptide chain release factor N(5)-glutamine methyltransferase, with protein sequence MPTLRDHLLSAVHRLRGAGVPSPEADARALVLGALNLSPTALLLRGADPVDPDDAARLEALLRRREDRVPLQYLLGPLEWGGVQLRVDGRALIPRPETEWLLHLALQNLPAHAVPRVADVGTGTGALALGVQAARPGAHVTATDLSAAALDLARENSALNALNVTFVQTDLLTGVTGPFDLIVSNPPYLPDTDRAGADPEVRYDPDLALYSGPDGLALARRLAPQARSRLGPGGVLWLELDPRNAPAFAAELRPQGWNTTVHADLTGRGRFVRAVPVSLTQE
- a CDS encoding VC0807 family protein; translation: MSDPASSATPPQSNPPQKARTRVPKTVWDLVFTLLIPILILSPNILGSGISISDTVFGGGTGGNVRAYLLAALIPVVYVLWDLGVNRNVSPVALIGGAGAIFSGALAFWYVDGFWYAIKDSARSYLTGILFLISAATSVPLFRVFLDAASIGEKPEDRAATQQAMRDPGVHRGLVLGTVVFAVVDLIGGVVNSVVNYARVTAKFGTDDFNAQIAAVNAIMRVPGLVISLVGVFAAIWFVQNAVKRRYGPDASLLEPAKLAAAMRERGELRA
- a CDS encoding NAD(P)-dependent alcohol dehydrogenase — protein: MTSTESVSTTPAAPEPRTSRTSVLHGTHDLRWETRTVAAPGPREVRVRVRRIGVCGSDVHYYTHGRIGSFVVEAPLVLGHEVMGVVEAVGEGVTRVGVGDRVALEPGVPCRRCVYCKRGEYNLCPGMTFMATPPVDGALGEYVLWPDDFVFPLPDTLSDDAGALLEPLAVGVWAARRGEVGPGDRVAVFGAGPIGCTTIQAARAAGATTIIAVDLEDFRLDLARRVGATHTINARTADVLAVIHELTRGDLPLSHAGVDVAFETAGSLPTTRLTLAAPRPGGRAVLVGLPPDPEVSLDIVSAASREATLRGVFRYANCYPAAIALVQSGAVDLDALVTHRYAFGDTPEAFAFADREKRASMKVMIEVG
- a CDS encoding mannitol dehydrogenase family protein; protein product: MVKLTSSALNHLGPTVAVPAYDPATLTAGIVHFGVGGFHRSHEAMYLDRLLNSGQGQEWAVCGVGVLPSDAHMRDVLAAQDQLYTLVTRSPDGHSEVRVIGAIVDFLLAPDDPEAVLARLADPATRIVSLTVTEGGYSINNATGEFDASGADIRHDLTAGATPRTVFGFITEGLRRRRDRGLPPFTVMSCDNIQGNGHVTQRMLTAFARLKDPELGDWIERHVAFPNSMVDRITPATTDRDREELAAQFGIEDAWPVVAESFTQWVLEDHFSMGRPALETVGVQVVADVEPYELMKLRLLNASHQALGFLGLLAGYTHVHEACAHPLFVEFLLGYMAREATPTLRPVPGMDLEAYRHELIDRFASTAIQDTLSRLIFDGSERIPKFLLPVVREQLERGGEIERAALVVAAWSVYIGGVTEGLFPPLQDQRAAQLTDAVAREAQQPGAFLELTGVFGDLGQHERFRSAYLEARASLRGHGALGALQAVLDRPVAPPGAAARSGSLP
- a CDS encoding nucleoside/nucleotide kinase family protein, producing the protein MTDPLSGPPVLRATTADLAARVQALAMPGGRTVLGLTGAPGAGKSTLCTALAGALGTQAAVVGMDGFHLANAELERLGRRDRKGAPDTFDAGGYAALLARLRAGGEDTVYAPAFDRTLEESIGSAVPVPAGTPLILTEGNYLLLEDPPWPEVRRQLDTVWFLEVPDEVRVPRLISRHVAFGKTSAQAEAWAAQVDGRNAARIQASRSRADLIVQWTG
- a CDS encoding carbohydrate ABC transporter permease, encoding MTTAPARPAINHAARTRGRNAVLTVITYLIAIAFLFPLVWMFLAAFKTEAEAFASPPVFVFTPILENFQNALPSYFPALKNSLVAAIGSTVLAFVLGLPAAFALAVYPTTRAQGTLTWMLSTKMMPAVGVIVPLFLLFRNLQLLDTLPGLILMYTTMNLPLVVWMMHSYMTEIPFAIYEAAKVDGASVAQEFFRIALPLSTPGMAATALLAVIFAWNEVFFAVNLTSSDAAPLSVFISSYKTSMGLFWAQMSAAAALTVLPVLIFGWVAQRQLVRGLSFGAVK